The genome window AATAGCTGAAGAATTAGGTTGTGAGATAATTGCACTTGAGGTAATGCCAGACCATGTTCATCTGTTTGTTAATTGCCCACCTAGATATTCGCCATCATACCTAGCAAATTACTTCAAAGGGAAATCAGCAAGGCTCATTCTGAAGAGATACCCAGACTTGAAAACACGTGGGAAGCTATGGACAAGAAGTTATTTCGTTGCAACAGCTGGGAATGTTTCAAGTGAGATAATTAAGAAATATATAGAAAGTCAGTGGGAGAATGAAGAGGAGTAATATCGTTAAATTGTTTATTGATAAAGAGACTAAGAAGAGATTACTTGGCTTATTAGAGGTATATAGGGCTTGTTGGAATACTGTTAATTATCTTAGAATGCAACAGTTTAAGAACCACGAAAAAGTAGATTTCGTAAAGACTGAGAAAGAAACATATGAGAAGTTTAAGCAAATTCTCAAAGTTAATGCACAACAAGTTACAAGAAAAAACACTGAGGCATGGCGTTCTTTCTTTTCTTTGATAAAAGAGAAGAGGCAAAATAAGAGTCTAAAACCAAGACCACCAGGTTATTGGACACGCGGTATAATTCTTGTAAGGAATGATAGGTATACTATTGATGAGGAGGAACGTGTAATATATTTGAAGGATTTTAAGATGAGATTAAAGTATTCTGGGAAGCTGAAGTGGAGGGGAAAACAAGGTAGACTCGAAATCCATTATGATGAGGTAAGAAGAC of Sulfolobus sp. E5-1-F contains these proteins:
- the tnpA gene encoding IS200/IS605 family transposase, which gives rise to MELKSTRHVKYLCNYHFVWIPKYRRDVLRGDISEYTKQVLKSIAEELGCEIIALEVMPDHVHLFVNCPPRYSPSYLANYFKGKSARLILKRYPDLKTRGKLWTRSYFVATAGNVSSEIIKKYIESQWENEEE